In Candidatus Contubernalis alkalaceticus, the following proteins share a genomic window:
- a CDS encoding AI-2E family transporter: MDKQYKLALKIIFTVFFLIGAIWLVGELFWVINLVFISVLIVYAISPTVSFLVKKKVPHWLSVGLVYLALLAFFILMFYLVIPIMFDEIVQLTQLLPRYIVQLQPTIFEFVQMIQNPEFEEVLETFIRQAPANLQQLLNQATSITFALFSRLSEVFIVLFLVFYLLKDLGRIRRGIIKAIPTPYRQQATKILIVLDEKVGAYLRGNILRCTFVGLLTGLGLFIMGLPFYFVLGVFAGLMNIIYYIGPYIAAVPAVLISLSPDTPGSIVIMIFYVFIQALDAFVLTPLLLGKAVDVKPFTIIVSILIGARLMGILGIILAIPFAATLKVVINLYMNEDNAIKNSS; this comes from the coding sequence ATGGATAAACAGTACAAGCTTGCATTAAAAATAATCTTTACCGTTTTTTTTCTAATCGGAGCCATATGGCTGGTTGGTGAATTATTCTGGGTAATTAACCTTGTTTTTATCAGCGTTTTGATAGTCTATGCCATCAGCCCCACTGTCTCTTTTCTAGTTAAAAAGAAAGTACCCCACTGGTTGTCTGTTGGACTGGTCTATCTGGCTCTTCTGGCTTTCTTTATCTTGATGTTTTATTTGGTTATCCCAATTATGTTTGATGAAATTGTCCAGCTGACTCAACTGCTTCCCAGGTATATAGTTCAGCTTCAACCTACAATTTTTGAATTTGTTCAAATGATTCAGAACCCTGAGTTTGAAGAGGTGCTGGAAACCTTTATCAGGCAGGCTCCAGCTAACCTCCAGCAGCTGTTAAATCAGGCTACCTCTATAACCTTTGCCCTCTTTTCCCGACTTTCTGAAGTATTTATTGTCTTATTCCTGGTTTTTTATCTTTTAAAGGACCTGGGAAGGATTCGCCGGGGTATAATCAAGGCTATTCCCACTCCTTACCGGCAGCAGGCCACCAAAATTTTAATAGTCCTGGATGAAAAAGTAGGAGCTTACCTGCGGGGAAATATCCTGCGCTGCACCTTTGTGGGACTATTAACTGGTTTAGGGCTGTTTATTATGGGACTGCCTTTTTATTTTGTTCTGGGAGTCTTTGCGGGATTAATGAACATTATTTATTATATCGGACCTTATATTGCTGCAGTCCCTGCAGTTTTAATCAGTTTATCCCCAGATACCCCGGGCTCTATTGTAATCATGATATTTTATGTGTTTATCCAGGCCCTGGACGCCTTCGTGCTTACACCGCTCCTTTTGGGAAAAGCAGTAGACGTCAAACCCTTTACCATAATTGTTTCTATACTAATTGGAGCTAGACTTATGGGAATCCTGGGAATCATCCTGGCCATACCCTTTGCAGCTACCCTAAAGGTTGTGATTAACCTTTACATGAATGAAGATAACGCAATTAAAAACAGCAGCTGA
- a CDS encoding Lon protease family protein: MLEEAKVPTAKLKKTCKEGFFQFKTTEEVTPFEGIIGQERAVKAMEFGLKVKNHGYNLFMTGVTGTGKFSYAQNCVKSTAGQESVPEDWCYVYNFQNTSQPKALNFPAGKGKIFCEDIKELTDNIKEEISKAFEGEGYEKEKAEIITEFQQQRNQLMEELSRAAQEKDFFLKRTPTGFVTIPVVDGEQLSQEDFDQLELEIREDLEIKMNQVQIKAMEVTRKILSVEKRIKEKLKELEQKVGLFAVGDLFDCIKGKYENFQKAVDYLEEVKKNVLEHLDDFQAGEEEQQFSLPWGKKSKLSEERYSVNLLIDHSESTGAPVVIETNPTFYNLVGKLEYESQFGMVVTDFTMIKPGSLHLANGGYLIIHAMDLLNNYHSWDVLKRVIKNKELRIENLQEQIGLVAVSALRPEPIPIKVKVIVIGSPYLYRLLFHHDEDFRKLFKIKVDFDTEMDRTEENQQLLAGFISCFCEKAGLKHVTRQAVGKVVEFSSRLAGHQEKMTTRFSELIEILYEADGWSSMENADLITAEHIKKAYEEKVYRSNKLEKKIHELFKEGTYLIDVQGEKVGQVNALSVVGLGDYMFGRPSRITAVTHLGRRGIVNIEREVKMSGKIHNKGVLILGGYLAAAYAQEIPLTLSATLTFEQLYEGVEGDSASSTELYALLSSLAGLPLRQDISVTGSVNQMGEIQPIGGVNEKIEGFFTVCKMIGLTGTQGVMIPHQNVVNLMLSDEVIEAVEREEFHIYAVKNINQGIELLTGIPAGKINQQGVYPENTVNYLVDRKLKQYNKAITRQGRDNQTVENNGKENS, translated from the coding sequence ATGTTAGAAGAGGCAAAAGTGCCCACGGCAAAACTGAAAAAAACCTGTAAAGAAGGTTTTTTTCAATTTAAAACTACGGAGGAAGTAACTCCCTTCGAAGGTATTATAGGTCAAGAAAGGGCCGTAAAGGCTATGGAGTTTGGGTTGAAGGTAAAGAACCACGGATATAATCTTTTTATGACCGGGGTAACCGGTACCGGAAAATTTAGTTATGCCCAAAACTGTGTTAAGAGCACAGCCGGTCAAGAGTCTGTTCCTGAAGATTGGTGCTATGTTTATAATTTTCAAAATACCAGTCAACCTAAGGCCCTAAACTTTCCGGCAGGTAAGGGGAAAATCTTTTGTGAAGACATTAAAGAACTAACAGACAATATAAAGGAGGAAATTTCCAAAGCCTTTGAGGGTGAGGGTTACGAAAAGGAAAAAGCGGAAATTATTACGGAATTTCAGCAGCAGAGAAATCAGCTTATGGAAGAACTGAGCAGAGCTGCCCAGGAAAAGGACTTTTTCTTGAAAAGAACGCCCACGGGTTTTGTCACTATACCTGTAGTAGATGGGGAGCAGTTGAGTCAGGAGGATTTTGACCAGCTGGAACTGGAAATCAGGGAAGACCTGGAGATAAAGATGAACCAGGTTCAAATCAAAGCTATGGAAGTGACTCGAAAAATTCTCAGCGTGGAAAAGAGAATCAAAGAAAAGCTGAAAGAACTGGAGCAGAAAGTAGGACTGTTTGCGGTAGGAGATTTATTCGATTGTATAAAGGGTAAATATGAAAATTTCCAAAAAGCCGTAGACTACCTGGAGGAAGTGAAAAAAAATGTATTAGAACATCTTGATGACTTCCAGGCAGGAGAGGAAGAACAGCAATTTTCTCTGCCCTGGGGAAAGAAATCAAAATTATCTGAAGAAAGATATAGTGTCAATTTGTTGATAGACCACAGTGAAAGTACCGGTGCCCCGGTGGTCATTGAAACTAATCCTACCTTTTATAACCTGGTTGGGAAATTAGAGTATGAGAGCCAGTTTGGGATGGTAGTTACTGATTTTACGATGATTAAACCCGGGTCTCTGCACCTTGCCAATGGAGGGTATCTTATTATTCATGCCATGGATCTTTTGAATAATTACCATTCCTGGGATGTCTTAAAAAGAGTGATTAAAAACAAAGAACTAAGAATTGAAAACCTGCAGGAACAGATTGGATTGGTAGCAGTATCTGCCTTAAGGCCTGAACCGATTCCTATCAAGGTGAAGGTAATAGTAATCGGCAGTCCATACCTTTATCGGCTGCTGTTCCATCACGATGAAGATTTTAGAAAGCTCTTTAAGATAAAGGTGGATTTTGATACTGAAATGGATAGAACCGAGGAAAACCAGCAGCTGCTGGCAGGGTTTATCAGCTGTTTCTGTGAGAAAGCCGGGCTTAAACATGTTACTCGTCAGGCGGTAGGGAAAGTGGTGGAATTCAGTTCCCGTTTGGCAGGTCATCAGGAGAAAATGACTACCCGGTTCAGTGAATTAATTGAAATCCTTTATGAAGCAGATGGTTGGTCCTCCATGGAAAATGCTGACCTAATTACCGCAGAGCACATCAAAAAGGCCTATGAAGAAAAGGTCTACCGTTCCAACAAACTGGAGAAAAAAATACATGAGCTGTTCAAAGAAGGTACTTACCTTATTGATGTTCAAGGGGAAAAGGTGGGACAGGTGAATGCTCTTTCTGTGGTGGGCTTAGGAGACTACATGTTCGGTAGGCCTAGTAGAATCACCGCAGTCACTCATTTGGGTAGGAGAGGTATTGTAAACATTGAGCGGGAAGTTAAGATGAGTGGAAAGATACATAATAAAGGGGTGTTGATTCTGGGGGGATACCTGGCGGCTGCCTATGCCCAGGAAATACCTCTTACTCTGTCGGCTACTCTGACTTTTGAACAGCTTTATGAAGGGGTAGAAGGGGATAGTGCTTCCAGCACCGAACTTTATGCCCTGCTGTCCAGCCTGGCTGGATTACCCTTGAGGCAGGACATCTCAGTTACCGGTTCCGTCAATCAAATGGGAGAAATTCAGCCTATAGGGGGAGTAAATGAAAAAATTGAAGGGTTTTTTACGGTTTGTAAAATGATTGGTCTTACCGGAACCCAGGGGGTTATGATACCCCATCAAAATGTAGTTAACCTTATGCTTTCCGATGAAGTGATCGAAGCTGTGGAAAGAGAAGAATTTCATATTTATGCAGTAAAAAATATTAACCAGGGAATAGAATTATTAACCGGGATTCCTGCAGGTAAGATTAACCAACAGGGAGTATATCCGGAAAATACAGTTAATTACCTTGTTGACAGGAAGTTAAAGCAGTATAATAAAGCTATTACCCGGCAGGGTAGGGATAACCAGACAGTTGAAAATAATGGTAAAGAAAATAGTTAA
- the mnmH gene encoding tRNA 2-selenouridine(34) synthase MnmH gives MENQLITVEEFITTKESLLLVDVRSPLEYKRASIPGAVNIPLFNEEERAQVGIIYKEKGTMEAKMKGVEIVAPKLYSMVQQVREKSQDSSLVFYCWRGGLRSKFLLKIFDFLGFNVFQLKGGYKAYRRFIYKQLADYNLKQKFIVLNGLTGTGKTEIINRLAQQGWPVIDLEGLARHRGSLFGNIGLSAPRSQKDFEAMLWHKLHQFQDEPYIIIEGEGKRIGPIFLPSFMVEGIREGIHVLLQASLKTRTERILKEYGSLAKEVIIEEAQGPIRYLERTLGREKVQILLELLYNGDFYNVVKNLCRDHYDHKYEDSKIDNNVFYLIVDAEDDRQAAQKIDEFVKKLLIKEQTIKV, from the coding sequence ATGGAAAATCAGTTAATCACCGTAGAAGAATTCATAACTACTAAAGAATCACTTCTCCTGGTGGATGTCAGGTCTCCCCTGGAGTATAAAAGGGCATCTATCCCCGGTGCTGTTAATATCCCTCTCTTTAATGAAGAGGAGAGAGCTCAAGTGGGGATTATATATAAAGAGAAAGGCACTATGGAGGCAAAGATGAAGGGGGTAGAAATTGTTGCTCCCAAGCTTTACTCCATGGTTCAGCAGGTAAGGGAAAAATCTCAAGATTCTTCCCTGGTGTTTTACTGTTGGCGGGGAGGGCTTAGGAGCAAGTTTTTATTAAAGATATTTGATTTTTTGGGTTTTAATGTTTTTCAGCTAAAAGGCGGTTATAAAGCCTATCGGCGGTTTATCTACAAGCAGTTAGCAGATTATAATTTAAAACAAAAATTTATAGTATTAAATGGCCTTACCGGAACGGGAAAAACAGAGATTATCAATAGGTTAGCCCAACAAGGTTGGCCGGTTATCGACCTGGAGGGTTTGGCCCGACACAGGGGTTCCTTGTTTGGAAATATTGGCCTCAGTGCGCCCAGAAGTCAGAAAGACTTTGAAGCAATGTTGTGGCACAAACTACATCAATTCCAGGATGAGCCCTATATTATTATTGAAGGGGAGGGGAAACGTATCGGCCCCATTTTCCTACCTTCTTTTATGGTGGAAGGGATTAGGGAAGGGATTCATGTACTGCTTCAGGCCTCCTTAAAAACCCGGACAGAGCGTATTTTAAAAGAATATGGTTCATTGGCTAAAGAGGTCATTATAGAAGAGGCCCAGGGCCCAATTCGTTATCTGGAAAGAACTTTGGGAAGAGAAAAAGTCCAAATACTTTTGGAACTTTTATATAATGGGGATTTTTACAATGTGGTGAAAAATCTCTGTAGGGATCATTATGACCACAAATATGAGGATTCCAAAATTGATAATAATGTCTTTTATTTAATAGTAGATGCTGAAGATGACCGGCAGGCAGCACAAAAGATTGATGAGTTTGTTAAAAAGCTTTTAATTAAGGAACAAACAATTAAGGTGTAA
- a CDS encoding class I SAM-dependent DNA methyltransferase — translation MSQYGKLAKVYDYLMSGVDYNDWADYIFTIAVKFGLNPKVILDLACGTGNSSLSLAKKGYQVIGVDISPEMLEVAKRKAAAEKIKIEFIQQDMRQLKLPYSHSIDMVTAYQDGLNYMLEDSDLLEVLKRVYQILSPGGLFIFDINSVDKLPASSGETTCYDEEQMTLIWESSYDKQGDIWEIVLTGFLKRDNGYYEKFKETHREKYHTRSKVLDYLKQTGYEVLAVYNAFTLEEGRDSDKRLYYVARKGSEVK, via the coding sequence ATGAGTCAGTATGGAAAGCTTGCCAAGGTATACGATTATCTGATGTCCGGGGTAGATTATAATGATTGGGCAGACTATATTTTTACCATAGCCGTTAAGTTTGGCCTTAATCCTAAGGTTATCTTAGATTTGGCCTGTGGAACAGGAAACTCTTCACTGTCTTTGGCTAAAAAAGGGTATCAGGTGATAGGAGTAGATATTTCTCCAGAAATGTTGGAGGTAGCTAAAAGAAAGGCAGCTGCAGAAAAAATAAAAATAGAATTTATCCAACAGGATATGCGCCAATTAAAACTTCCTTATTCCCATAGCATTGACATGGTGACAGCATATCAGGACGGCCTTAATTATATGCTTGAGGATTCAGATTTGTTGGAAGTGCTAAAAAGGGTCTATCAGATCTTAAGCCCTGGGGGCCTGTTCATATTTGATATTAATTCAGTGGACAAATTACCTGCTTCATCAGGAGAGACAACCTGTTATGATGAAGAGCAGATGACTTTGATTTGGGAATCATCTTATGACAAACAGGGAGATATCTGGGAGATTGTTTTGACTGGTTTTTTGAAAAGGGACAATGGGTATTATGAAAAGTTTAAGGAAACACATCGGGAAAAGTACCACACCCGATCAAAGGTATTGGATTATTTGAAGCAAACAGGATATGAAGTACTGGCGGTATATAATGCCTTTACCCTGGAGGAAGGCAGAGATTCTGATAAAAGACTTTATTATGTGGCTAGAAAAGGCAGCGAAGTCAAATGA
- a CDS encoding tRNA (cytidine(34)-2'-O)-methyltransferase: MNVVLVEPEIPQNVGNISRTCVLTGTPLHLVKPLGFSLEDRYLKRAGLDYWPYLKLYLYDSYEEFEKKHQGKRFLLATVRGGKLYNQVNYQKEDFLLFGKETRGLAPDIIEKYKDNTLRIPMGELPRSLNLSNSVAVILYEALRQQGFPGLE, from the coding sequence ATGAATGTAGTCCTGGTAGAACCGGAAATCCCACAAAATGTTGGCAATATTTCCCGTACCTGTGTCTTGACCGGTACTCCTTTGCATCTGGTTAAGCCCTTAGGTTTTTCTCTGGAGGACCGTTACTTAAAAAGGGCCGGGTTGGATTATTGGCCTTACCTTAAACTTTACCTGTATGACAGTTATGAGGAGTTTGAAAAAAAGCACCAAGGGAAAAGATTTCTTCTGGCTACTGTCCGGGGAGGAAAACTTTATAATCAGGTTAATTACCAAAAAGAAGATTTTTTGCTTTTTGGCAAAGAGACCAGGGGGTTGGCTCCGGATATCATAGAAAAATATAAAGACAATACTTTGAGAATCCCCATGGGGGAGCTTCCCAGGTCTTTGAACTTGTCCAATTCTGTAGCTGTTATCCTTTACGAAGCATTAAGACAGCAGGGCTTTCCCGGGCTGGAGTAA
- a CDS encoding YlbF family regulator — protein sequence MNIYDHIHALADALKNSNEFNNYKEAKEKLEADPKAKEMFLDFRKFQFEFQKDQMEGKQVEEGKTEKLKSMYEVLNLNITVREYLAAEYQFGKIMADISKILGEAVGLEELEQMTGSS from the coding sequence ATGAATATTTATGATCACATTCATGCCCTGGCCGATGCCCTCAAAAATTCCAATGAATTTAATAATTACAAGGAAGCTAAGGAAAAACTGGAGGCCGACCCAAAAGCAAAAGAGATGTTTTTAGATTTTAGGAAGTTTCAATTTGAATTTCAAAAAGATCAAATGGAAGGAAAGCAGGTTGAAGAGGGGAAGACAGAAAAGTTAAAGAGCATGTATGAAGTTCTTAACTTAAATATTACGGTTAGGGAATACCTGGCGGCAGAATATCAGTTCGGAAAAATTATGGCTGATATCAGCAAGATATTGGGAGAGGCCGTGGGGCTGGAGGAACTTGAGCAGATGACCGGAAGCAGTTAA
- a CDS encoding YtrH family sporulation protein, translating into MEKFIHTLVYSFFIALGVILGGSFIGSLGAIFCHDPPLKIMLDLAEKLKIWAIVSAIGGTFVAIKAIEIGFLDGQLSNLVKQFLFILSAFYGAHLGYLLIVMLTGGD; encoded by the coding sequence GTGGAAAAGTTCATCCATACCCTGGTATACAGTTTTTTTATCGCCCTGGGTGTCATTTTAGGGGGTTCTTTTATCGGGTCCTTAGGAGCAATTTTTTGTCATGACCCACCACTGAAAATAATGCTGGATTTAGCGGAAAAATTAAAAATTTGGGCTATTGTTTCCGCTATTGGTGGGACCTTTGTGGCTATTAAAGCAATAGAGATCGGTTTTCTTGATGGTCAATTGAGCAATCTGGTTAAACAATTTCTCTTTATTTTAAGCGCTTTTTATGGTGCCCATTTAGGATATCTTCTAATTGTAATGCTTACAGGGGGAGATTAA